In Pyrus communis chromosome 1, drPyrComm1.1, whole genome shotgun sequence, the following are encoded in one genomic region:
- the LOC137714484 gene encoding protein ACCUMULATION AND REPLICATION OF CHLOROPLASTS 6, chloroplastic-like isoform X1 — METLKHFGIGFSTPRLHPFRHHQKPQQSHPTTCFASKWAERLLADFQFLGDSSSEHHSLSSATATLAPSHLPPAISSPERHVSIPIHFYQVLGAQQHFLGDGIRRAYEARTSKPPQYGFTQEALFSRRQILLAACETLADPAFRRENNQGLAEDEDGTIITQVPWDKVPGVLCVLQEAGKTELVLQIGESLLRERLPKSFKQDVVLVMALAYVDMSRDAMELSPPDFIRGCEVLERALKLLQEEGASSLAPDLQSQIDETLEEITPRRILELLALPLGDEYRSRREEGLHGVRNILWSVGGGGAVAIAGGFTRENFMNEAFLHMTATEQVDLFVATPSNIPAESFEVYGVALALVAQAFVGKKPHHIQDADNLLQKLQQSKVTAVGHSVETYSEVDFALERGLCSLLIGDLDECRSWLGLDNDNSPYRNPSVVEFVLENSRAEDENDLPGLCKLLETWLMEVVLPRFRDTKDIEFRLGDYYDDPIVLRCLERQDGTNGSPLAGAAAIVNIGAEATAVLGNFKASAIQALQKVFPPDHRDEILTPQEDNKMNYPFLPVENGEPLEESDRDESVHVGEVSGRNASIGICEEELMTDKIKEATVKIMCAGIVIGLTLIGLRYLPSRRSSSNLHKELSSATASDVTSAGDEN, encoded by the exons ATGGAGACCCTCAAACACTTCGGCATCGGCTTCTCCACTCCCCGCCTCCACCCTTTCCGCCACCACCAAAAACCTCAACAGTCCCATCCCACCACCTGCTTCGCCAGCAAATGGGCCGAGCGCCTCCTCGCCGACTTCCAATTCCTCGGCGACTCATCCTCAGAACACCATTCCCTCTCCTCCGCCACCGCCACTCTCGCTCCTTCCCACCTGCCTCCCGCAATTTCTTCCCCCGAGCGCCACGTGTCCATCCCCATCCACTTCTACCAGGTGCTGGGCGCCCAGCAGCATTTCCTCGGGGACGGTATAAGGAGGGCGTACGAGGCTAGGACTTCCAAGCCGCCTCAGTACGGCTTCACCCAGGAGGCGCTGTTCAGCCGGAGGCAGATTCTTCTAGCCGCCTGCGAAACCCTAGCCGACCCCGCCTTCAGAAGAGAGAACAATCAGGGCCTTGCCGAAGACGAAGATGGAACCATCATCACTCAAGTTCCTTGGGATAAG GTTCCTGGAGTTCTGTGCGTGCTGCAAGAAGCTGGGAAGACTGAGCTGGTTCTTCAAATTGGGGAGAGTTTGCTAAGAGAGAGGCTGCCCAAGTCGTTCAAGCAAGATGTCGTTTTGGTCATGGCACTTGCTTACGTTGACATGTCGAGGGATGCAATGGAATTGTCCCCGCCTGATTTTATTCGGGGTTGTGAAGTGCTTGAGAGGGCTTTGAAACTCTTGCAG GAGGAAGGTGCGAGTAGCCTTGCACCTGATCTTCAATCGCAAATTGACGAGACACTGGAAGAGATCACCCCACGTCGCATTTTGGAACTTCTAGCTTTACCCCTTGGGGATGAGTACCGATCGAGAAGGGAAGAGGGCCTCCATGGTGTGCGCAACATACTGTGGTCTGTTGGAGGTGGGGGAGCAGTTGCAATTGCTGGAGGTTTCACTCGTGAAAATTTCATGAACGAGGCCTTCTTACATATGACTGCAACGGAGCAG gTTGATTTATTTGTCGCAACCCCAAGTAATATCCCAGCGGAAAGCTTCGAAGTTTATGGAGTGGCACTTGCGCTTGTTGCTCAAGCCTTTGTTGGTAAGAAGCCTCATCACATTCAAGATGCTGATAACCTATTGCAGAAACTTCAGCAATCCAAAGTAACAGCTGTAGGACATTCTGTCGAAACCTATAGTGAGGTAGACTTTGCTTTGGAGAGGGGTCTCTGTTCACTTCTTATCGGGGATCTTGATGAGTGTCGCTCATGGTTGGGCCTAGACAATGATAATTCACCATATAGAAATCCATCTGTTGTAGAATTTGTCTTGGAGAACTCAAGGGCTGAAGATGAAAATGATCTTCCTGGACTTTGTAAGCTGTTGGAGACGTGGTTGATGGAGGTGGTACTCCCCAGATTTAGAGACACAAAAGATATAGAGTTCAGACTTGGAGATTACTATGACGATCCTATAGtcttgagatgcttagagaggcAGGACGGAACTAATGGTTCGCCCTTAGCTGGAGCTGCTGCCATAGTGAATATTGGAGCTGAGGCTACTGCAGTTCTTGGTAATTTCAAGGCGAGTGCAATTCAGGCATTGCAGAAGGTGTTTCCTCCAGATCACAGGGATGAGATTCTTACACCTCAAGAAGATAACAAAATGAATTATCCATTTCTTCCTGTGGAAAATGGAGAGCCTCTGGAAGAATCTGATAGAGATGAATCTGTCCATGTAGGTGAGGTTTCTGGAAGAAATGCTTCTATTGGAATATGCGAAGAAGAATTGATGACTGACAAAATCAAAGAAGCAACTGTTAAGATTATGTGTGCTGGTATAGTAATTGGACTGACGTTGATTGGATTGAGGTATTTACCCTCAAGGAGGAGCTCATCCAACCTGCATAAAGAACTTAGCTCAGCGACTGCATCTGATGTCACAAGTGCAG GGGATGAAAATTAA
- the LOC137719219 gene encoding probable LRR receptor-like serine/threonine-protein kinase At4g36180 — protein sequence MATATFYFLLIVAFAVPICFAAALTPAQRQASLPEIQALMAFKRNLYDPLGALDGWDASTPSAPCDWRGVGCDDNRVQELRLPRLHLGGRITDHLVDLRDLRKLSLHSNNLNGSIPSSLSQCALLRVLYLHGNSLSGTLPPAIFNLTNLQILNVAHNFLSGKISGDIPVSLRFLDLSSNTFAGEIPANFSPDSSLQLVNLSFNRFSGVVPATIGGLKNLEYLWFDSNQLYGTLPSAISNCSSLVHLSADDNSLRGLVPTTIGAMPKLQVVSLSRNELSGSVPTSLLCNTANNDSSMRIVELGFNALTSIAEPPDISKCSSVLGVLDLKSNRISGPFPSWLTNVTTIMRVLDLSGNMLSGQLPAEIGNLLRLEEFRVANNSLTGELPSEIVKCSLLQVLDVEGNRFLGQVPLFLGGMSSLKVLSLGRNLFSGDIPASLGALSQLESLNLSNNNLTGKVPDELMMQLSNLTSLNLSNNRFSGELINVGDLKSLQVLILSNCGFSGSVPASIGGLMKLETLDLSKQKLSGELPVQIFGLPNLQVVALQENHLSGDVPQGFSSLISLIYLNMSSNAFTGVIPTTYGFLNSLLVLSLSGNRISGTIPQELGDGLNLRVLELRSNQLGGKIPADISLLSNLKELNVGHNKLTGEIPEEISNCSSLTSLLLDGNQLSGQIPNSLPKLLNLTVLDLSSNRLSGTIPDNLSLLVPHLKCLNLSNNNLSGEIPKPLGSQFNDPSVFAMNRDLCGKPLSRECAVVRRRKRNRLILLIGVAVAGALLLALCCCGYVYSLLRWRKKLREMVTGPQKKRTSPRGSSGDRSRGSGENGGPKLVMFTSKITYAEALEATRQFDEENVLSRGRYGPVFKATFQDGMVLSIRRLPDGFLDEGGFRKEAEALGKVKHRNLTVLRGYYAGPPDVRLLVYDYMPNGNLGTLLQEASHQDGHVLNWPMRHLIALGIARGLAFLHSMSIVHGDVKPQNVLFDADFEAHLSEFGLDRLTIATPAEASSSTTPIGSLGYVSPEAALTGQATKEADVYSFGIILLEILTGRKPVMFTQDEDIVKWVKKQLQSGQVSELLEPGLLEIDPESSDWEEFLLGVKVGLLCTAPDPLDRPLIADIVFMLEGCRVAQDIPSSADPTSLPSPV from the coding sequence ATGGCAACGGCTACTTTCTACTTCCTCCTCATCGTAGCATTTGCTGTTCCTATTTGCTTCGCCGCCGCTTTGACTCCCGCTCAACGGCAAGCATCATTACCGGAGATCCAAGCGTTAATGGCGTTTAAGCGCAACCTCTACGACCCGCTTGGCGCGCTGGACGGCTGGGATGCATCCACGCCGTCAGCCCCGTGCGACTGGCGTGGCGTTGGCTGTGACGATAACCGAGTTCAGGAGCTCCGCCTGCCTCGTCTCCACCTCGGCGGCCGAATTACTGACCACCTCGTCGACCTACGCGACCTCCGCAAGCTCAGCCTCCACAGCAACAACCTCAACGGCTCTATACCTTCCTCTCTCTCCCAATGCGCTTTGTTACGAGTTCTTTACTTGCACGGGAACTCCCTCTCCGGGACTCTCCCGCCGGCGATTTTCAACCTCACCAACCTCCAAATCCTCAACGTCGCTCACAACTTCCTCTCCGGAAAAATCTCCGGCGACATTCCGGTGAGCCTTCGGTTCCTCGACCTTTCATCGAACACATTCGCCGGGGAGATTCCGGCGAATTTCTCCCCCGACTCAAGCCTCCAGCTCGTCAACCTCTCGTTCAATCGGTTCTCCGGCGTGGTTCCGGCAACCATCGGAGGTCTCAAGAATCTTGAATATCTGTGGTTTGACTCGAACCAGCTGTATGGCACTCTGCCCTCAGCAATTTCCAACTGCTCCTCGCTCGTACATTTGAGCGCCGACGACAACTCGCTGAGAGGTCTGGTTCCGACGACGATCGGAGCGATGCCGAAGCTTCAGGTGGTGTCGCTGTCACGGAACGAGCTGTCAGGGTCTGTCCCCACGTCGTTGTTGTGCAATACTGCTAACAACGACTCGTCGATGAGGATCGTGGAGCTCGGATTCAATGCGCTCACGAGCATTGCTGAGCCGCCAGATATCTCAAAATGTTCGAGTGTATTGGGGGTTCTGGACTTAAAATCCAATCGGATAAGTGGACCGTTCCCTTCTTGGTTGACAAACGTGACAACAATTATGAGAGTTCTAGATCTTTCTGGAAACATGTTATCGGGTCAACTGCCGGCGGAGATTGGCAATCTTCTCCGGTTGGAGGAGTTTCGGGTGGCAAATAACTCGCTGACTGGTGAACTTCCCAGTGAGATTGTGAAATGTAGTTTGTTACAGGTCCTTGATGTTGAAGGAAACAGATTTTTGGGTCAAGTTCCTTTGTTTTTGGGAGGAATGAGTAGCTTGAAGGTGTTGTCTTTGGGTAGGAATTTATTCTCCGGCGACATTCCGGCAAGTTTAGGAGCGCTTTCGCAGCTCGAATCCTTGAATTTGAGCAACAATAATCTGACCGGGAAAGTTCCAGATGAGCTCATGATGCAGCTAAGCAACTTGACCAGTTTGAATCTGAGTAACAACAGATTTTCTGGTGAGCTTATTAATGTTGGAGATTTGAAGAGCTTGCAGGTTTTGATTTTGAGCAATTGCGGGTTTTCGGGGAGTGTTCCTGCGAGCATTGGTGGTTTGATGAAGCTTGAAACACTGGATTTGAGTAAGCAGAAGCTTTCCGGGGAGTTGCCGGTTCAGATTTTCGGGTTGCCAAATTTACAAGTGGTTGCTCTGCAGGAAAATCACTTATCTGGAGATGTCCCTCAAGGTTTTAGTAGCTTGATTAGTTTGATCTATCTAAACATGTCTTCCAATGCCTTTACTGGTGTTATTCCCACCACTTATGGATTTCTCAACTCATTACTTGTTCTATCATTGTCTGGAAATCGCATTTCGGGCACAATCCCACAAGAGCTTGGAGATGGTTTGAATCTTCGAGTGCTCGAGCTTCGTTCTAATCAATTAGGAGGCAAAATTCCAGCCGatatctctctcctctccaaTTTGAAAGAGCTCAATGTAGGTCACAATAAGTTGACAGGTGAAATCCCAGAGGAGATTTCCAACTGCTCCTCCCTGACTTCTCTGTTGTTGGATGGCAATCAACTTTCGGGTCAAATACCAAACTCATTGCCTAAGTTATTGAACCTCACAGTGTTAGATCTTTCCTCTAACAGGCTGAGCGGCACCATCCCAGATAATCTTTCGCTCCTCGTCCCTCACTTGAAATGCCTGAATTTGTCAAACAACAACCTTTCTGGAGAGATTCCAAAGCCGCTGGGTTCCCAGTTCAACGATCCTTCTGTGTTTGCAATGAACAGAGATTTATGTGGGAAGCCGTTGAGTAGAGAATGTGCAGTTGTGAGAAGGAGAAAAAGGAATAGGTTGATATTATTAATTGGGGTGGCTGTGGCAGGAGCTTTGCTTCTGGCATTGTGTTGTTGTGGCTACGTTTACAGCCTCTTGCGATGGCGGAAAAAGCTTAGAGAAATGGTAACGGGGCCCCAAAAGAAGCGAACAAGCCCACGAGGAAGCTCAGGAGACAGGAGCCGGGGAAGTGGAGAAAATGGAGGGCCAAAACTGGTAATGTTCACCAGCAAGATCACGTATGCGGAGGCATTAGAAGCAACAAGACAATTTGATGAGGAAAATGTGCTAAGCAGGGGAAGATATGGACCTGTATTCAAGGCTACATTCCAAGATGGAATGGTGCTCTCAATTCGGCGTCTTCCCGATGGATTCCTCGATGAAGGTGGTTTTCGCAAAGAAGCTGAAGCTCTCGGCAAGGTGAAGCATCGAAACCTAACAGTCCTCCGAGGCTACTACGCAGGTCCTCCCGACGTGAGGCTCCTCGTGTACGATTACATGCCAAATGGAAACTTAGGCACTCTTCTCCAAGAGGCATCTCACCAAGACGGGCACGTACTAAATTGGCCAATGCGGCACCTCATTGCGCTCGGCATTGCCCGCGGATTAGCATTCCTCCACTCCATGTCAATCGTACACGGCGACGTAAAGCCTCAAAACGTTCTTTTCGATGCTGATTTCGAAGCGCATTTGTCCGAATTCGGACTAGACCGGCTAACCATAGCCACACCAGCAGAAGCTTCATCGTCTACTACGCCGATCGGGTCCTTAGGCTACGTGTCCCCTGAAGCTGCATTGACGGGGCAAGCGACGAAAGAAGCCGACGTGTATAGTTTCGGGATTATATTGTTGGAGATTTTAACCGGGAGGAAGCCGGTGATGTTTACACAAGACGAAGACATTGTCAAGTGGGTGAAGAAGCAGCTGCAGAGTGGTCAAGTTTCCGAGCTGCTCGAGCCCGGGCTGCTCGAAATTGACCCCGAATCGTCGGATTGGGAAGAGTTCTTGCTCGGAGTGAAAGTGGGGCTTCTTTGCACGGCTCCTGATCCGCTTGATCGGCCGCTGATTGCCGACATTGTGTTCATGCTTGAAGGTTGCAGGGTCGCACAGGATATTCCGTCCTCAGCTGATCCCACCTCTCTGCCTTCACCggtctaa
- the LOC137714484 gene encoding protein ACCUMULATION AND REPLICATION OF CHLOROPLASTS 6, chloroplastic-like isoform X2, whose amino-acid sequence METLKHFGIGFSTPRLHPFRHHQKPQQSHPTTCFASKWAERLLADFQFLGDSSSEHHSLSSATATLAPSHLPPAISSPERHVSIPIHFYQVLGAQQHFLGDGIRRAYEARTSKPPQYGFTQEALFSRRQILLAACETLADPAFRRENNQGLAEDEDGTIITQVPWDKVPGVLCVLQEAGKTELVLQIGESLLRERLPKSFKQDVVLVMALAYVDMSRDAMELSPPDFIRGCEVLERALKLLQEEGASSLAPDLQSQIDETLEEITPRRILELLALPLGDEYRSRREEGLHGVRNILWSVGGGGAVAIAGGFTRENFMNEAFLHMTATEQVDLFVATPSNIPAESFEVYGVALALVAQAFVGKKPHHIQDADNLLQKLQQSKVTAVGHSVETYSEVDFALERGLCSLLIGDLDECRSWLGLDNDNSPYRNPSVVEFVLENSRAEDENDLPGLCKLLETWLMEVVLPRFRDTKDIEFRLGDYYDDPIVLRCLERQDGTNGSPLAGAAAIVNIGAEATAVLGNFKASAIQALQKVFPPDHRDEILTPQEDNKMNYPFLPVENGEPLEESDRDESVHVGEVSGRNASIGICEEELMTDKIKEATVKIMCAGIVIGLTLIGLRYLPSRRSSSNLHKELSSATASDVTSAGMILTEMKNLREIPKMDARIAEGLVRKWQNIKSQAFGPNHSLEKLSEVLDGEMLKIWTDRATEIAQLNWSYEYTLLNLSIDSVTVSLDGQRAVVEATLEEMAQLTDVLHPEHNDSNSRAYTTRYEMSCSSSGWKISEGAVLQS is encoded by the exons ATGGAGACCCTCAAACACTTCGGCATCGGCTTCTCCACTCCCCGCCTCCACCCTTTCCGCCACCACCAAAAACCTCAACAGTCCCATCCCACCACCTGCTTCGCCAGCAAATGGGCCGAGCGCCTCCTCGCCGACTTCCAATTCCTCGGCGACTCATCCTCAGAACACCATTCCCTCTCCTCCGCCACCGCCACTCTCGCTCCTTCCCACCTGCCTCCCGCAATTTCTTCCCCCGAGCGCCACGTGTCCATCCCCATCCACTTCTACCAGGTGCTGGGCGCCCAGCAGCATTTCCTCGGGGACGGTATAAGGAGGGCGTACGAGGCTAGGACTTCCAAGCCGCCTCAGTACGGCTTCACCCAGGAGGCGCTGTTCAGCCGGAGGCAGATTCTTCTAGCCGCCTGCGAAACCCTAGCCGACCCCGCCTTCAGAAGAGAGAACAATCAGGGCCTTGCCGAAGACGAAGATGGAACCATCATCACTCAAGTTCCTTGGGATAAG GTTCCTGGAGTTCTGTGCGTGCTGCAAGAAGCTGGGAAGACTGAGCTGGTTCTTCAAATTGGGGAGAGTTTGCTAAGAGAGAGGCTGCCCAAGTCGTTCAAGCAAGATGTCGTTTTGGTCATGGCACTTGCTTACGTTGACATGTCGAGGGATGCAATGGAATTGTCCCCGCCTGATTTTATTCGGGGTTGTGAAGTGCTTGAGAGGGCTTTGAAACTCTTGCAG GAGGAAGGTGCGAGTAGCCTTGCACCTGATCTTCAATCGCAAATTGACGAGACACTGGAAGAGATCACCCCACGTCGCATTTTGGAACTTCTAGCTTTACCCCTTGGGGATGAGTACCGATCGAGAAGGGAAGAGGGCCTCCATGGTGTGCGCAACATACTGTGGTCTGTTGGAGGTGGGGGAGCAGTTGCAATTGCTGGAGGTTTCACTCGTGAAAATTTCATGAACGAGGCCTTCTTACATATGACTGCAACGGAGCAG gTTGATTTATTTGTCGCAACCCCAAGTAATATCCCAGCGGAAAGCTTCGAAGTTTATGGAGTGGCACTTGCGCTTGTTGCTCAAGCCTTTGTTGGTAAGAAGCCTCATCACATTCAAGATGCTGATAACCTATTGCAGAAACTTCAGCAATCCAAAGTAACAGCTGTAGGACATTCTGTCGAAACCTATAGTGAGGTAGACTTTGCTTTGGAGAGGGGTCTCTGTTCACTTCTTATCGGGGATCTTGATGAGTGTCGCTCATGGTTGGGCCTAGACAATGATAATTCACCATATAGAAATCCATCTGTTGTAGAATTTGTCTTGGAGAACTCAAGGGCTGAAGATGAAAATGATCTTCCTGGACTTTGTAAGCTGTTGGAGACGTGGTTGATGGAGGTGGTACTCCCCAGATTTAGAGACACAAAAGATATAGAGTTCAGACTTGGAGATTACTATGACGATCCTATAGtcttgagatgcttagagaggcAGGACGGAACTAATGGTTCGCCCTTAGCTGGAGCTGCTGCCATAGTGAATATTGGAGCTGAGGCTACTGCAGTTCTTGGTAATTTCAAGGCGAGTGCAATTCAGGCATTGCAGAAGGTGTTTCCTCCAGATCACAGGGATGAGATTCTTACACCTCAAGAAGATAACAAAATGAATTATCCATTTCTTCCTGTGGAAAATGGAGAGCCTCTGGAAGAATCTGATAGAGATGAATCTGTCCATGTAGGTGAGGTTTCTGGAAGAAATGCTTCTATTGGAATATGCGAAGAAGAATTGATGACTGACAAAATCAAAGAAGCAACTGTTAAGATTATGTGTGCTGGTATAGTAATTGGACTGACGTTGATTGGATTGAGGTATTTACCCTCAAGGAGGAGCTCATCCAACCTGCATAAAGAACTTAGCTCAGCGACTGCATCTGATGTCACAAGTGCAGGTATGATTTTAACC GAGATGAAAAATCTGCGGGAAATACCCAAAATGGATGCAAGAATAGCTGAAGGTCTTGTTCGCAAATGGCAGAACATAAAATCTCAGGCTTTCGGACCTAATCATTCTCTGGAAAAATTATCTGAG GTTTTGGATGGTGAGATGTTGAAGATATGGACAGATCGTGCAACCGAGATTGCACAGCTTAATTGGTCCTATGAATACACCCTGTTGAACTTGAGCATCGACAGTGTGACTGTATCGCTAGACGGGCAGCGTGCTGTGGTGGAAGCAACTCTTGAAGAGATGGCCCAGTTAACTGATGTGCTCCATCCGGAGCACAATGACTCAAACAGCAGAGCGTATACCACGAGATACGAGATGTCTTGTTCGAGCTCAGGATGGAAGATCAGTGAAGGAGCCGTCCTCCAATCATAA